One Dictyostelium discoideum AX4 chromosome 3 chromosome, whole genome shotgun sequence genomic region harbors:
- a CDS encoding hypothetical protein (repetitive element) produces the protein MYSQKTYFDFKEQPKISINGKTTRKFDIKRGVKQGDPISATLFVIVIEILARTINADNSIIGLPISPNPQIKIKFTQFADDSTTYNINYEQQQQSIKHFHNFCASTSSSLNFDKSAIIEINPHKITDKHIINNIPQSKRIPITKKDQSERVLGYFFNHNGLHRKLPETMKTLIKSLVLWKTSGTTLKTKTTIINTYSLSPITYLSYLEEFTKDEEIQINKLISWFMNSPANSESPTLNTNSIENNTSTIHSRAKIPLMCYDRSLKPLKEGGWGMWNIQLRQVAQKIWIYNRFLQMHKSANNSIYMISWMDQIINKSISSPYLIKIKKEWENYATQIGHLKDKVQTLQPILTKNQTSQTLNTNNISLPPTLKEIYSKILNNHQCKSKDYIDKKYSDLLLNSHQQSIQLLWKYTYDQLFVKIQKLKDPKGRDTMQRFHARFLPINHLHNKVCPICNNEMNNDPYEHYQTLTNTQLKTTSQKLKKKPNGPKPSKNLKKNGA, from the exons ATGTATTCTCAAAAAacttattttgattttaaagaacAAC caaaaatttcaattaatggtaaaaCGACCAGAAAATTCGATATTAAAAGAGGTGTAAAACAAGGCGACCCAATCTCGGCCactttatttgtaattgtaattgaaatattagcAAGAACAATAAATGCAGACAATTCAATAATTGGATTACCAATTTCACCCAATccacaaattaaaatcaaatttacccAATTTGCAGACGACTCTACAACATACAACATCAACTacgaacaacaacaacaatcaatcaAACATTTCCATAATTTCTGCgcttcaacatcatcatcattaaattttgacAAAAGTGCAATAATAGAAATCAACCCCCACAAAATCACTGATAAACACATAATAAACAACATTCCACAATCAAAAAGAATACCAATTACCAAAAAAGATCAATCAGAAAGAGTTCTTGGCTATTTCTTTAATCATAATGGTTTACATAGGAAATTACCAGAAACAATGAAAACACTGATCAAATCATTAGTACTATGGAAAACTAGTGGCACaacattaaaaacaaaaacaaccatCATAAACACCTACTCACTATCACCAATAACATATTTATCATACCTTGAAGAATTTacaaaagatgaagaaattcaaattaataaattaatctcATGGTTTATGAATTCTCCCGCAAATTCTGAATCACCAACTCTCAATACCAATTCCATTGAAAACAACACATCAACCATCCATTCACGTGCAAAAATACCTTTGATGTGTTATGATAGATcattaaaaccattaaaagAAGGTGGTTGGGGTATGTGGAATATACAATTACGACAAGTTGCTCAAAAGATTTGGATATACAACAGATTTTTACAAATGCATAAATCTGCAAACAATTCAATATACATGATAAGTTGGATGGATcaaatcatcaacaaatcAATCTCTTCTCCATAccttataaaaatcaaaaaagaatggGAAAACTATGCAACTCAAATTGGACATCTAAAAGATAAAGTTCAAACCCTACAACcaatattaacaaaaaacCAAACCTCTCAAACATTAaacacaaataatatttcactACCACCAACACTCAAAGAAATCTACTCGAAAATACTCAACAATCACCAATGCAAATCAAAAGACTATATTGACAAGAAATATTCAGATCTACTTCTTAATTCGCACCAACAATCAATACAACTATTATGGAAATACACTTACGACCAACTTTTtgtcaaaattcaaaaattaaaagatccaAAAGGCCGTGATACAATGCAAAGATTCCATGCTAGATTTCTTCCAATTAATCATCTACACAACAAAGTTTGCCCCATTTGCAACaatgaaatgaataatgaTCCCTATG AACATTATCAAACTTTAACCAatactcaattaaaaacaacCTCACAAAAACTCAAAAAGAAACCCAATGGTCCGAAaccatcaaaaaatttaaaaaagaatggagCATAA
- a CDS encoding leucine-rich repeat-containing protein (Similar to LRR) codes for MISNENDIINNYNNNNNYNNNNNNKTKKLKKLNLSKKIKIFFKGNNNNNNNNNNIIINRIYNNNNNNYHNYHNYNYNYNYNNNNNIENDNINELPIEILGNIFKLLIKQFKIETPNHKEFINILGTSKLWNTIGMSVMESIKLDRCKYLPAIESFKMMKRMDSLKQLKVIGGEAMNLEYIEVIKKSMKQLTHLNLFSNKIGDIGFKNLAMALEESGSKLKFLGLSYCDLTKASGKPLCELFKKNQSLQEIILSYNLLMEEGTIEMAKGLPYSCSLIKLSLSNNEIGDLGAKEIGEALSQNKTITELDLRCNSIGSKGSNYICQYLKDNRSLVEIDLWGNSLGNDGANGIGKALETNQYIKSINLTRNSIQEQGIKFITNALSLSLCSIVTIDLSSNSLTLEGTKEISRALSFNRSIENINLSSNKIDSNGSKILCKSLLKNNTIKSLNLSMNDIGEQGCIYFYRVLKKSKNLEHLNLSLNKIGNKGLINLLSNQFDYDLELEHQQEQQQQQQPNSEQQSLELNTNNNNNNNNNIINNNNNYIITNLNDSNDFKYIKSLNLSQNQITFSNEIIELVLNTLKNNTQITQLNLESNTILSNSSLSQNSPLKRLVSFSKINNITIGYL; via the coding sequence atgataTCAAACGAAAatgatataataaataattataataataataataattataataataataataataataaaacaaaaaaattaaaaaaattgaatttatcaaaaaagattaaaatattttttaaaggaaataataataataataataataataataatattataattaatagaatatataataataataataataattatcataattatcataattataattataattataattataataataataataatattgaaaatgataatataaatgaattaccaattgaaattttaggaaatatatttaaattattaattaaacaatttaaaattgaaacacCAAATcataaagaatttataaatatattgggTACAAGTAAATTATGGAATACTATTGGAATGTCAGTGATGGAGAGTATAAAATTAGATAGATGTAAATATTTACCAGCGAttgaaagttttaaaatgatGAAAAGGATGGACTCattgaaacaattgaaaGTTATTGGAGGGGAAGCAATGAATCTTGAATATATTGAAGTTATAAAAAAGAGTATGAAACAATTGacacatttaaatttattttcaaataagaTTGGTGATATTGGATTTAAGAACTTGGCAATGGCATTGGAGGAGAGTGGTAGCAAATTGAAGTTCTTAGGATTATCATACTGCGATTTGACCAAGGCCAGCGGCAAGCCGCTATGCGAgctatttaaaaagaatcaaaGTTTACAAGAGATCATACTATCCTACAACCTACTCATGGAGGAGGGCACTATTGAGATGGCCAAGGGCCTGCCCTACTCGTGCTCGTTGATTAAATTATCCTTGAGTAATAATGAAATCGGGGATTTGGGGGCCAAGGAGATCGGCGAGGCCCTGTCCCAGAATAAGACCATAACAGAGTTGGATCTAAGATGCAACTCTATAGGAAGCAAGGGCAGTAACTACATTTGCCAATACCTCAAGGACAATCGATCCCTTGTGGAAATCGACCTATGGGGCAACTCGTTAGGCAACGACGGCGCAAATGGGATTGGTAAAGCATTGGAAACTAATCAATACataaaatcaatcaatttaaCTAGAAATTCCATACAAGAACAAGGTATAAAATTCATAACGAATGCTTTATCCCTATCGTTATGCTCGATTGTAACCATTGATCTATCATCGAATTCTCTCACATTGGAGGGCACCAAAGAGATATCACGTGCCCTCTCTTTCAATCGTtccattgaaaatattaatctCTCATCGAATAAAATCGATTCAAATGGTTCAAAAATATTATgtaaaagtttattaaaaaacaatacaaTCAAATCTTTAAATCTTTCAATGAATGATATTGGCGAACAAGGTTGTATCTATTTCTATAGAGTTTTAAAAAAGTCTAAAAATTTAgaacatttaaatttatctttaaataaaattggtaataaaggtttaattaatttattatcaaatcaaTTTGATTACGATTTAGAATTAGAACatcaacaagaacaacaacaacaacaacaaccaaatagTGAACAACAATCACTCGAATTAAATacgaataataataataataataataataatattattaataataataataattatataattacaaatttaaacgattcaaatgattttaaatatataaaatcattaaatttatcacaaaatcaaataacattttcaaatgaaattatagaGTTAGTTTTgaatactttaaaaaataatactcaAATTAcccaattaaatttagaatcaaatacaattttatcaaattcttcTTTATCACAAAATAGTCCTTTAAAACGATTAGTtagtttttcaaaaattaataatattacaattggGTATCTATAA
- the hbx7 gene encoding homeodomain containing protein (Similar to HOX), with translation MIKDFNESNIRNIRSSGISTKKLEDFFSINQYPNKNEIKDFANYYQCDETKIKNWFKGKRDRLKKKSSNNEKSGNKFYFK, from the exons atgatAAAAGATTTTAACGAATCAAACATAAGAAATATAAGATCGTCAGGCATTAGCACCAAAAAGTTAGAAGACTTTTTTTC tattaaccaatatccaaataaaaatgaaataaaagattttgcAAATTACTACCAATGTGATgaaaccaaaataaaaaattggttCAAAGGAAAGAGAGAccgtttaaaaaaaaagtcatcaaataatgaaaagaGTGGAaataagttttattttaaatga